A window from Clupea harengus chromosome 14, Ch_v2.0.2, whole genome shotgun sequence encodes these proteins:
- the LOC116223495 gene encoding serum amyloid P-component-like: protein MENLTRILLLVCFAVLSEGSDLTGSVFTFPTLGRVDHVTLTPAERKPLSQASLCLRFYTDQTTRSPCFFSLATATFTNAFLLCRMEGGFFRIHVGTASADFTGFTYNLNGWNSVCVTWDEEDVSQFFINGQASVRKLTLMRQGWKIPTDHSIIVGQDQDSYGGGFETKNAFIGHLTDVHMWDHVISPCAVQQFMDEMSIQPGNYLNWQSLKFETHGRAKVEKKQFLLTGKQLLNC from the exons atggagaatCTCACAAGAATCCTACTCTTAGTGTGTTTTGCAGTCTTGTCAG AGGGCAGTGACCTGACTGGGAGTGTCTTCACCTTCCCAACACTTGGACGCGTTGATCATGTGACTTTGACTCCAGCCGAGAGAAAGCCCCTGTCCCAAGCCAGTCTCTGTCTGCGCTTCTATACTGACCAGACAACTCGGAGTCCTTGCTTCTTCTCTCTGGCCACTGCTACCTTCACCAACGCCTTCTTACTGTGTCGAATGGAGGGGGGCTTTTTCAGAATCCATGTAGGCACGGCAAGCGCCGATTTCACAGGTTTCACGTACAATTTAAACGGATggaactcagtgtgtgtgacttgggATGAAGAGGATGTCTCACAGTTTTTTATCAATGGACAGGCCAGTGTGAGAAAGCTCACCCTTATGCGACAAGGCTGGAAAATACCCACTGATCATTCAATCATAGTGGGACAGGACCAGGACAGTTATGGAGGAGGGTTTGAAACCAAGAATGCCTTCATAGGTCATTTAACTGATGTCCACATGTGGGATCATGTCATTAGCCCATGTGCAGTCCAACAATTCATGGATGAGATGTCCATCCAGCCTGGTAATTACTTGAACTGGCAGAGCCTTAAATTTGAGACACATGGAAGGGCTAAGGTGGAGAAAAAGCAGTTTCTTTTAACAGGCAAGCAGCTTTTGAATTGTTAG
- the LOC105899605 gene encoding serum amyloid P-component-like yields MENLTRILLLVCFAVLSEGSDLTGSVFTFPTLGRVDHVTLTPAGRKPLSQASLCLRFYTDQTTRSPCFFSLATATFTNAFLLCRMEGGFFRIHVGTASADYSGLTYNLNGWNSVCVTWDEEDVSQFFINGQASVRKLALMPQGWKIPTDHLIIVGQDQDRYGGGFQTKNAFIGHLTDVHMWDHVISPCAVQQFMDELSIQPGNYLNWQSLKFETHGRAKVEKKQLLLTGKQLLNC; encoded by the exons atggagaatCTCACAAGAATCCTACTCTTAGTATGTTTTGCAGTCTTGTCAG AGGGCAGTGACCTGACTGGGAGTGTCTTCACCTTCCCAACACTTGGACGCGTTGATCATGTGACTTTGACTCCAGCCGGGAGAAAGCCCCTGTCCCAAGCCAGTCTCTGTCTGCGCTTCTATACTGACCAGACAACTCGGAGTCCTTGCTTCTTCTCTCTGGCCACTGCTACCTTCACCAACGCCTTCTTACTGTGTCGAATGGAGGGGGGCTTTTTCAGAATCCATGTAGGCACGGCAAGCGCCGATTACTCAGGTTTAACGTACAATTTAAACGGATGGAACTCCGTGTGTGTGACTTGGGATGAAGAGGATGTCTCACAGTTTTTTATCAATGGACAGGCCAGTGTGAGAAAGCTCGCCCTTATGCCACAAGGCTGGAAAATACCCACTGATCATTTAATCATAGTGGGACAGGACCAGGACCGATATGGAGGAGGGTTTCAAACCAAGAATGCCTTCATAGGCCATTTAACTGATGTCCACATGTGGGATCATGTCATTAGCCCATGTGCAGTCCAACAATTCATGGATGAGCTGTCCATCCAGCCTGGTAATTACCTGAACTGGCAGAGCCTTAAATTTGAGACACATGGAAGGGCTAAGGTGGAGAAAAAGCAGTTGCTTTTAACAGGCAAGCAGCTTTTGAATTGTTAG
- the LOC116223540 gene encoding mucosal pentraxin-like, with product MENLTRILLLVCFAVLSEGSDLTGSVFTFPTLGRVDHVTLTPAGRKPLSQASLCLRFYTDQTTQSPCFFSLATATFTNAFLLCRMEGGFFRIHVGTASADFTGFTYNLNGWNSVCVTWDEEDVSQFFINGQASVRKLALMRQGWKIPTDHLIIVGQDQDRYGGGFQTKNAFIGHLTDVHMWDHVISPCAVQQFMDELSIQPGNYLNWQSLKFETHGRAKVEKKQLLLTGKQLLNC from the exons atggagaatCTCACAAGAATCCTACTCTTAGTATGTTTTGCAGTCTTGTCAG AGGGCAGTGACCTGACTGGGAGTGTCTTCACCTTCCCAACACTTGGACGCGTTGATCATGTGACTTTGACTCCAGCCGGGAGAAAGCCCCTGTCCCAAGCCAGTCTCTGTCTGCGCTTCTATACTGACCAGACAACTCAGAGTCCTTGCTTCTTCTCTCTGGCCACTGCTACCTTCACCAACGCCTTCTTACTGTGTCGAATGGAGGGGGGCTTTTTCAGAATCCATGTAGGCACGGCAAGCGCCGATTTCACAGGTTTCACGTACAATTTAAACGGATggaactcagtgtgtgtgacttgggATGAAGAGGATGTCTCACAGTTTTTTATCAATGGACAGGCCAGTGTGAGAAAGCTCGCCCTTATGCGACAAGGCTGGAAAATACCCACTGATCATTTAATCATAGTGGGACAGGACCAGGACCGATATGGAGGAGGGTTTCAAACCAAGAATGCCTTCATAGGCCATTTAACTGATGTCCACATGTGGGATCATGTCATTAGCCCATGTGCAGTCCAACAATTCATGGATGAGCTGTCCATCCAGCCTGGTAATTACCTGAACTGGCAGAGCCTTAAATTTGAGACACATGGAAGGGCTAAGGTGGAGAAAAAGCAGTTGCTTTTAACAGGCAAGCAGCTTTTGAATTGTTAG